In Lytechinus pictus isolate F3 Inbred chromosome 13, Lp3.0, whole genome shotgun sequence, the DNA window ATCAGGGTCCGTCACTTACATTGTAGGAGAGGACACTGCGCAAtatggaggcgcgatagctcagtcggtagagcggggactcgtattccggtgacccgggttcgactcccacttggtgcgctagtgccctttggtaaggcattaatcctcagtaccaggtccttcggagaggaccttaagccgtcggtcctctggttgcttgcttacaagcattcatgctttcttagcaatcaggtaaaaaatcaccccAATACcaaatataaattgattttacaGACGGGTGGAACTTTTTATGAATGTGCCTTTATGATTGGTCAGGATGCATGTCACATGAcctgttcataaaacttgttgatTTTCTTGTATGGCACTCGTATCTGTCAGAGGTCACAGATTCTTGCCTAAATCCGATCGGGTGTTCTTGGTTTTTTCAAGGAGCTCCATGAAAATTCCCCATGGACTTCACCAAGGTCAAGAGCGGCAAATACAGATTCATGCTTTGTCAAAGAACAGTAGGATCTGAACCCTGTACTCTATGGTTCAAAGTCCAGATCCTAAGCCACAAGACCCCTCCAACTTGAATTTACGGCCCTGTCGATAATAGATTCAGCAATCGTTTGGTCGTAAAAATGAGCGTGGTCTGAACGCGCTGACAGCGAGACGAGATGTCTGTACTATGTAGGTTTATGGCCCAGCTTCTACAAAAGGGAAATATGTTGAATATATTTCCTTTGTTTAGTATGTGACCTCGAACTTGGAACACGGTTCAACATCATTTTTGATGGTATCTTTGTTTAGATTCTGTAATTGATTAAGAATCAATGCTCCAATCCATCGATTGTAGCAAAGGTGGCGATTCCTGGAAGGTACAGACTTAAAAGTTTAATGCATATTACCAAGGCCAACTTGTAATTGAAGTTTTGGCCATTTaagttagagagagagagaaaaaaaaaaagttaaagagATATGGAGAGCGAGAAGGGGTGGGGCACAGTAAAAATGCTGTATGAATATACAATGCTGTTTACAGtatgaacattacacagtagttgtttaatcagattaaacaagtgtttaaaatctgaCACAAAGTTTAATTGTTAATatgtgacctacatgtaccaccccaaaaccaccaatagGTCGCCAGGTAAgcttctctgtaaatagccaaactAGAAATTTAGTCtccaaaaactcggaaaaaaaaagaagcttatctgaaagagcaattcttcttcttcatactgtaaaAATTTCAAGTCgtaaagttgaataaaagaaaagatacaagagtttcttggacactactttttcagactgcttggaagtttcactgaaattacacagtatgcacgtctcatgcttgagtgaaccctgaacttcaaaccttgttttctcatttttttccagctcttgctgaatttcctctgcattcaatcaagcacttgtaatggttattgttggtTAATTTTaacatatcatatttcattataaagctTAGTGGAAAGTGAATTatcaagctcaataaaaatctcaatattcattttggtcgacttattgttggttttggggtggcaggtcacatattAATTCTTAACAAATTAAGCATGATTGTTCAAACTGTTAAAACAACTACTGTAGGGTTCATAAGATTGTATTTACTGTTAGAGGGCAGGGCCTACTTTCTACTCACATTGCTGATGTAAAATTcccccaaaaatgttttttttccctaAACAAGAGACAATGTAGAGAGAGCAAACGATGCCTCTTACTTGTAGAGTCCTTTCCAAGCAGTTACGAGCAAGAGTCCCTTTTTTTGAGTATCTGATAGCACTCATGGATGTCGCGAACCGCTGTCATGGTGTACATAAAGTCAATCAGACTCAGAGAGCGACAGCAGCAGCCTACGTTGCCAAGCCCGAAGAGCGCTCATGCCGAGCGGCTCGACGTTGGCAGAGCTTTGAAACAAATGGCATAATTTGCGCTTAGCGACTGCTGATATACATCTCCAATTTGTACCCACTGAGctcaattgttttcatgcaagGAGAGAAATTATCTTCTGAATGGATCTCGGTCCCAGTGGAAACTGTTGCAAGCTCGTCTGGCTTTGTGCTCACTTTGAAAGTGGTTTACGTCAATCACACTACTTGTCGCTTTGACATGGTACTGTATAAAACTCTGGCACAAGTTAAACTAGTTAATACCCCCCAGACTTTAACCAAAACTGTACTATAGCATAGAGAAATACACTTTGACTCAAGACCATCTCTAGGTGTACATCTTCAGCTTTTGTGTCAAATTAGAAAGGAACTTAATAGAGTATGTCCAATTATGAATCAATCTTGAATCCCCATATTAAGGCAAATGGGGCTTTGCAAAAAAAGTTCAGCCGCATTCGTATACAAATCATCTACAAGTTTCTGTTTGATTTTGAGACTTATGCTTAATTGAGAAATGAACCTAATTTTATTGCAGCACCCCCATGAAAGTCTTTGCAATCTTCTTTAGTTTTCGAACGACAGAATGTTGGCTGCACAATGCCTGATATGCACTCATTCATATCAGCAAAATGAACATGCTGAAAACTACTGAAGATATGAAAGCATCACCACAGTCTCGCACAGACACAACTCGGAACTTAGCAGATTTGAAGAATCATCTCTATGAAAGAACATGgtataaacaaatacaattttattgtcTTTGAcagtattttatttgttataccCTGTACACTTACTTTCATTGAACACAGACCTATACAGTCATCAAATTTTACCTACATGATTCTCgaaggaaattacacatttCAGCTTTTGTCAGGTAACATCTGCCTTAAGCCATCCTtcttgaaatatactttaaaatcaaagaaagtacAAGTTGTTGTtgtacccttttttttttttgggggggggttaaaagaTTCCTTACTGTGATTGAAAATTCAAGACATACCATCACTCTTGAAGCATTCTATTTCACAGGTGGAGATATGGGAGGCGCGGGTGAAGAGGTAACAAAAAGGGCGTATCATAGTCACACACTAGATCGGAGGAGGCATGGTTTTTAGGGCAGTTGAAGGGCTTAATTATCCCAATTTATCAGGAATTTGGAACTCCCTTTACCCCTTCTAAAAGGCCAAAAAAATGCAGTGCTTTGAaaaatgtctttatttcattttctttattatatacATTACATATGCATTTGTTATCAATGTTTTTGGATTTCTCCCAGGCATGTTTAGATTGGATGATTTTACCTCCAGTTCATGGCTactatttgtttatatttgttgGTAGGCAAAATTGGAaccctcttttttttccagccTCTGAAATTTTGAGTACCACTCTCTTTGGACTCTATGGTCAGTGCATAAATTCTACCCCAAGCCAATCATATTTTTCTAAAGTCTGCTCTTGCTACATTTTATTTcacagatattaagctgatagGCATGTTGACACCCCTTTCAACATGCAATACTCCATAGCTGCTAGACGAAACGACTGATATGGAATCCTCATCAATAAACATTATTAGCTTTGTCTGTGAACATATGAtaccattgtttttattttcatgtgtaTGCGTCTTTGTGGGTGTGTGTCATTGTAAGCTCGAATTCAGTATCATGATCCGCATCTCGGCATGACGCAAAGCACCGACCAATACCTGTGCAGTTCTGAGTCACATGACTGTTCAGACTCGAGAAAACCAGATATTACTTGTCTcaaatacccctttcataaacccaattatgcggataatatccgCATAATTTGGTTGTAAAATCGGAGCAGGActagagttatccgcattattttgatgctgcaattatccacataatagcggcatcgggaccagattttgactttatgaacgcatttccaaagtaatgcggataattgccatggtgcggtcacaaggtcatcCTTTTCCAACACAATCCCATCGGAGGGGGGTgtgtgcagttgccatgacaattatccgcctttttcaggatgggcgctcgtaaaaaatagtgcggattatttttggagtttgtgaatgcaatatttattgaattatccgcattactcttaggcggagaattggaggatgggtttatgaaaggggtaaaaGAAACGTCAATCATCAAGACTCATTGATATAGCAATGCAAGTAGCAAGTAAATATAGAAAAAGAGCCAAGTAAGAGAAACAGTAGCATTAATAACACAAACTTTTCAGTCACTTTTATATATGTCCAATGATTTATCTATCTAGATATAATCCATTCTGAATTGCACTTTTATTATCCCCCAGCTTAATTTGCTTGGGCTGCCGTTTTCAGTGCTAAGTGAACTCAAGGTATTTTGATACCTTGAATTATATGCTGCCCGGCATCCATTCACATTGCCTGGGTCAACATCAGCATAATTTGGGTAAATGTCATGGCCAAGGAAAGAACATTTTGGCGATATGAGAactgagaaagaaagagattaagacaattttttgtttataagTATGGAATATTCCTTGACAATCTACAGTAAATACCCAAACAATAAACTTTACAAAGTGTGAAAGCAGCTCCTTGCTTGCATGCGAGTGAGGGGTGGAGTGGCTATCATTTTCTCAAAGAAAACTTAATACCTTACGTCAACGGTACCCCAACAACTTCTCAGCAAAGGTGGAGGCTGACGCCATCCCCGACCAAGACAAGGTCTTCAGGTCAACCAAACCGCTCTTCAGGACCAGCTACAAACTGTGATCAGAATTCTTTACTTTCCTTTCAATTTTCAACTATTTCATAATATCCctctaataaatatttcattcaaagcTTCCTTTGCTTCTCAGTTTCCTTTGCTTCTCAGTTTCCTGTTgcctttttaatgatattttatgtgttttttatgtgtttATCTGGGTTTTTATGTGTTTTCTCTGGCAAAACGTGACTTGGAATGCCCCACTATTTCTTCGTTTGTCGGGCATAGTTCTTCTGTCTTGGCGTATGGTGTGGATCTTTCATCTTGCATCTAGGGTCATGATCAAACACTAACCTTCAAGTGAACCATTAACGAATACATTTCACAAATGAGGGCCTATTCTCAATAGTGTTTTTGTAACGCAGCATGTGTCCAGAAATGGGGAAGTGGCGTTCCCttgttgaagaaataatccagcGAGTATTCACCTTCtgatgttttaattataataccCAAGTGACCTTCGAAGTACTATAGCTGTATTCCTTTGAAATCGTCAAAAGTTTGTGTTCTTTAATTGCTTAGAAAAACTCGAGCCACTTTTGTTGCGAGATGGAGCTTGTCATAACAAAGTACATTAGAACCAATTTGTAGGTAGCTGCTAATTATTGGTCAATACTAGTATGCCTTCGAGGTATGAGCTACAATGGAATGTGGGGATTGTGCTGAAAGCCGTCCATGACACGGGATTGGCATCGGATCGTGTAACCTCTTCCGGAATTTCACAAAGAGTGGAGGGGAAGAAGGGGAAACCGAAGTGCTCTCATGACAAGTGACCAGTGCCAATCATTCCGCTCACACTTTATCAAGTTTTAACCCCAAACCACAAAAAGACTAATACtgatatttttatatacatttttattcacTTGAATAACCCGCAGCAGAATCATACCTTTTATAGTAAACCGCAATGATTATTCTTCCATCTTAATCGGCAGTTGTCGAGTGCATAGAATCTATTGTGAATTCAGCCTTGATCAAATTCTTCCATAAACCCAATGCAATCTGCAACAAAATCAGATGGAAGTGTTATGAAAATAATCAGAACTAAAAGGGAATTAGTCAGCTATTTGCTGTTTATgttattatattaaaaaatacttcAATGTGCACAAAACTGTATAAGTTTAATTAAATCCAATCTTTTTAGATTGACTTTAGTACGAATGTGAGCAGAAACCTCAATACTTGCAACTTTTGATAAGGGTTGTAGGAAGTGCTGTTCCTGGACATCTTGGGGTATCTATCACCTTTAGCGCGAGAATGCATCCTTAACAGTCGTTTGTAAAGTCATGTGTAACTTTAACTTTGCTAAGGGGTGTCGGACACTGATTTGATTGTGACTACAGGGCGCACGTTGCATTGTAAAACACATCCCGCATTGGTCAATCCATTCTCAGAGGATGCGCACTCCTGCGTAGTCCAGCGTGAGATTGCACCTTGAATATATAATGTGTGCATGGGCACTTTAAGTAAGTCACACTCAACACTTTTTGAAACATCACTTGggtctggtgggtgtttcatgaaagttgtcagcactgactaaattgtcagtgatgacaatttcagtgaaatccttggttttgattggctgagaggcacaggcctctgactgttactatggtaactgtcagagaaagacaacttgtcagtgctgactactttcatgaaacggcccccaggtgtgTGTAACGCTGATCAAGAAATTAGATTGGTGGACAGCCCAAACCACCCTAGTGACAGCTCTGGTGATGCCAAAGATTAGCGGCaaatcatcatcaaaattatgataatcataCTTGCTTGTATAGCACTTACGCCTCTTTATCAGATGTATTGAAGCCGAGCTATTGTTAGGTGCTCAGGTTTCAAGGagtaaattcctgccaggtacccatttacctcacctgggttgaatgcagcacaatgtggataaactTCATGCTGAAGGAATTGTGCCAATGCTGGGATTctaacccacaaccctctgttttaaagtctggagactaatccactgggccacaatgcttcTATAAATCATGTATCCATGTTAGATGTGATTGGTCatacttgttttgttttatttaatcaatttatttcatttccaggcaaaagacaacaagaatatgtacaagaggatgactaaaagaaaaactagtttctgttatgaagctctcctcactagtcgggtttacaaatatacaaaaataaaatcggtGTAAAATGGCAATAAATGTTTAGATGCATTActtattaaaacaaagaacTTAATAATAAAGGGTGTTTGTTTCCATGTGCAATTATAATATCCAGttaacttttattttcattgattgtCTTTTACAGAGAGGTGGAGGGTCTGGAGGTCAGAGGATGGGGGCGGGCATGCCACCCCCGTACGGGGGCATGAGGGGCATGAACCAAAGCATGGATCAGTCTAGAAAGAGGCACGCCCAGGCGGAGGCTCAAAAGAAGTCACAGAGGTAAGTTAATAATCACATCTAGATCCCAATtccacaattgaaaaaaaaaacatgaaaatctatatttcattgttttgaaatagaaatctgaaatagaaatactcCAATTCcacagttgaaaaaaaaacacatgaaaatccatattttattgttttgaaatagaaatctgaaATATAAATACTCCAATtccacaattgaaaaaaaaaatgaaaatccatattttattgttttgaaatagaaatactcCAATTCcacagttgaaaaaaaaacacatgaaaatccatattttattgttttgaaatagaaatctgaaATATAAATACTCCAATtccacaattgaaaaaaaatgaaaatccatattttattgttttgaaataaaaatctgacATAGAAATACTCCAATTCcacaattgaagaaaaaatgaaaatccatattttattgttttgaaataaaaatctgacATAGAAATACTCCAATTCcacaattgaagaaaaaatgaaaatccatattttattgttttgaaataaaaatctcaCATAGAAATACTCCCATTccacatttgaaaaaaaacatgaaaatccatatttcattgttttaaaatagaaatctgaaatagaaatactccaattccacaattgaaaaaaaaccattaaaatccatatttcattgttttaaaatAGAAATCTGAAATAGGAATACTCCAATtccacaattgaaaaaaaaaatgaagatctatattttattgttttgaaataaaaatctgacATAGAAATACTCCAATtccacaattgaaaaaaaaaatgaagatccatattttattgttttgaaataaaaatctgacATAGAAATACTCCAATtccacaattgaaaaaaaatgaaaatccatattttattgttttgaaataaaaatctgaaatagaaatactcCATTTAATTTTGCCAAATGATCGTAGGcctggcagccactgtgcagtgcCAGATagacgttgctctatcccttcattcattgaacgccaaacagggtagcacaACTCCCGTCTTTTGAACGTCCTCTTGGTCTGACACTGCCGGggcttgaactcccgacctctcTAGGTTAAATTGAGCttaaataagaaataaagaaaaacatttcaatcataagtttttaaaaagtcTTATTTGGAGCTTAATATACATTTTGCATGCATAAATGCACTAGTATTTTTGTGTTGTGGGCTTGAAAAATtacttgcatattttttttttacttttcacttTACGTATTTCTCTAAATTAATAAGATAAATTTCTTATTACagtaaaatatttcacatgttttCTAACACTTCTGCAGCaacaggaagaaaaagaaaatggctGACAAAGTGCTTCCGCAGAGGATCCGAGACCTGGTGCCCGAGTCCCAGGCCTACATGGACCTGTTGGCCTTTGAGCGTAAGCTAGATGCCACCATCATGCGGAAGAGACTGGACATCCAGGAGGCCTTGAAGAGACCAGTCAAGGTAAGGTATCCTTCATGATGTGATGGCTttcagtaaaaagaaaaaaatgacagatatTTTGAACTGCCTGGCAGTACTGATTTTCAGTAATTAGTACTGGAAAGTGAGAAGAATAATGATGGTATTGTGCAACATACTGATCtctaaagtttcagttttatgtaTTGTCTTATGGCCTTTCTTTGAATATAttgatttcctcaccaaaatacagattttcagCTTTTAAGTACTGAAATACTCTTGCCTTGTTAAGGTCGGCAGCTCTGAATATCATGAGCATGGCCagctgaaacaaaaatcattacTCGAAATTCAGCTTTATCAATTTTGGACACCTTTCAGAGTCAATGAGAATTCTGGAAATATCTATACTGGAGTTCTGTCATGTCCCAGGAGAAGAGGATTTTATTAGATTGCTTAATTAGGTTCTTGGAAACAAATTTCTCGAGTTATTACTTCATATGAAAATAGAGTCTTGATATTAAGACTACCCACCAACAATAGGCCTTCCTAAACCTTTGTAAGCTTTCCTGAAGAGGACAATATGATAGAAGTTTGGACCGACCAATTGGACGGAAGGGCCAGCTTGCCACGCCCTTTCCATTTCTGGCTCACCAACTCGTTAATCACCCAATTCACGCACCCCTGTGGAACGGACCGACCGCTCCTACAAGTTCATCCCAACCgctcaaattctttctttttttctttctggtgTATTGGTCCAACGCTCCTGTGAAACGCATCCTGGTTTCTTTTGAAACGATCTGCCCTTCGACAATGGAATCAGACCAGAGAAAActaatattgttttttatctCTTGATCGGCCATTCTGTGGGGTTGTGATTCTGTTATTGTGGTTTTTCCCATCTCAGATCACCAGGTGGTGGTCTCTTCTAGGTAATGGTACGGGGTTCGCAGCCTTTGACTGATAGGTCTAGACTGTATTGTAAAAATCCCACCCAATATAGCAAAGTAGGGCAGGTCAATGGCGATATCGTCCAGCCCTTCAGAGAACAGTATCAATCTTGAGCATGCACAGACTTATATAAGATTTCTGAAAGGGTTGTGAGCACGGACGATCGCATTGGTTAGTCCAGATTTCCTTGAAGAAGAACTTAGGTTGAAGATCTCCTAGAAtgtcaatataataataataataatattccgcatttatatagcgcttaatacatcggaacgacgtctctaagcgctttacagacatattattaccccggtcatcggatccttgcatgcccgcatacaatgtatgcaccttctccactccctggggagcattccaacaagagttccaagactcaattgctaggcttactacatataggctttcacatcctaccgggtacccatttaacacctgggtggagagtggcaaagtgtggattaacgcattgccaaaggacgctaggccatggtgggattcgaacacacgaccctctgattacaaggcgagagtcagaaccgctacaccacgacgcttccactATGCTTTATTAGCACCAGGGTAACATAATTAATCAAGCAATCACTAAATGTGTTATTTCTCCAGCTAAAATGATTAGCTTTTAAATAATGAATGCTCTGTGGTAGAGGGGAAACAGTACCCTCCTTAGAAACAAGGGTTTTTACATTTACTTCCAAtcataaaataaatgttttgcaTTAGACTTATAATCTTCTAGCAAGGTCCACCCACTGTATAAAAAATGAGCTCATTTTTCTGGTATATGGTCTATTGCTCAAAGATATTGCACAATAATTTGAAAGATGGTAAGAGTCTAATAAAGAGTCTTTGTAGATTGGCCTAAATTCATCTTCATAGTGATATTAATCATTGAAATTGCCTCTgccctgaaaattttaataCCAAAACCAATCAATCGCTCTTCACCCACTAACACAGTTTCTTGACATAGTTTTTTCCAGCCCATGGAATATGGTCTAATTGATTGCTGCAGTTGCGTGTTTGTTGAACAATTTATCTAGACTCCCAATTGTTTCCATTCTTTGGGGCGGCCCTTCCCCGTACAATACTAATATATACGGAACAGGGAGAATGAGTGTTTTGATGAATATTGTCATATATCACCATTAGACACAATACCCTCTGCCGTCAGCCTCTTTTTTGTATTGTTACCGAGCCATGTTATCTTTCTGATAAACAGCAGGCCAACACGCCATCAACAATGGGTGCTCAGGCGTTAAGTGGCTTTTAATCTAAATATAGTAAGAGAAATAGAACAGAATCAATTAGTCCTTTGGAAGGTTTGTATACAAGTATTTATCCTGACACAATTTTGAATATTGTTGAAACAGGTCAAGGGTAACCCTGAAAGCATACATCTCTTCCCGATAAACTATTTACCCAGCCCTTTATCTTGCTCTGACAATTTGCGCTCTTCACCATGTCGCTGTCTGCGATACGCACGGGTGTCAATCATTCGCGAAGTTTGTTCAAGAAAACGAATGTTCTTTTGTCGTCGACCTACATGTGTACAAAGCACGACGCGCAGATAACATCCCGTCGTTATGTTCATGGGCACAAGCGAACAATAGATATCGGTCAGTGACATATATTGTAttatatactgacatgatatATCCGCGAACTACTTATCGAATTAACTTGAGATCGCGAGATGTGTACGACATTTTATGCACGTTCCTATgtattattcttctttttttttcttttttttttacagagtaTGAGTATTTTCTATAATCTTAGTTTAAGGGATTTATACATTGATACATTTTCTTGACTAAAGAGAAAACAACATTCCTAAATTTAAGTTAGGTGTGTTGGATGTCCTCTCTCGTAAAAAAACAAGTACAGCTATCTTGTTGCGTTGTTTATctgatattttaatttcaattcccAATTTCCTTTAGAGAGTACAAGGGGATGAAAAAATAGTTGAACattcaaaatgaatgataaagaatatatttGGAAAGGTCAGTTTGAAAGAAGTTAAGCGAAACAATATCTTCTTGATTGTCTTAATTTTTCCCCATTATTTTATCCTTGTTTGCAGAGCATTCCACCATTCCTCCAAATAACAATTGCGTAAAAAAAGTCCATTACAATTTCGCAAAATGATGTAATACCAAGATAGATAATTAAGTGATAACCTATTTATCTCAATTAGAAAACTGATGgtagaattgaaataaaagcaAGGCTgaaatgtgagaaaaaaaattgtatttttcatgaCCGATATATCATCCATATCAATGTGTGGTTAATACCGCCTCCAAGCAGAACCTAATTACCCATTTCTTACACGCTATTAAGTACCCTAATTGTATTCATACATCCTTgactcagaaaaaaaattgaatgtcaTTCACAAAATTTCCATACAATGGCACAAAgtgggcaaaaaaaaatttcaagtcATAGGAAACAAGCTTACATCAGAAATTGGATGGGTGTTCTAGATTTTCTTTGTGGGGGATTCTGTGCCAAGGAAAGATTGCCTAAATGGGAACAATAGGGTTTACCTAAACAGATAAACATAGTTTAGATGTAGAGAGGTGCCGTGTTTGCTTGCCCCAGATCCAGAGCCTGGGACGTGCGCCCCGATGCGCTGCGTCTCGAGGTTGTGTGTGTGATCTATGAGTGTCCCGGGTAGCACTCGAAAGGGgatgtgagagagagagagagagagagagagaagtaaAATATGAGCGTGAACTTTTCATCTGACACGGCAAAGCCca includes these proteins:
- the LOC129274490 gene encoding SWI/SNF-related matrix-associated actin-dependent regulator of chromatin subfamily D member 1-like; protein product: MGAGMPPPYGGMRGMNQSMDQSRKRHAQAEAQKKSQSNRKKKKMADKVLPQRIRDLVPESQAYMDLLAFERKLDATIMRKRLDIQEALKRPVKVRYPS